In Geotalea uraniireducens, one genomic interval encodes:
- the extJ gene encoding selenite/tellurite reduction operon protein ExtJ encodes MKKFTTMLATALVTLSLAAVAGAAGSFSGKVAKVDGEKVTVKADKVPAWVKKGGKVQALGGMPSVVEVKGNEVTLKFGKAKAAKIKADSAMTISESAGEELQGC; translated from the coding sequence ATGAAAAAGTTCACCACTATGTTGGCCACTGCGCTTGTTACCCTCTCCCTGGCCGCCGTCGCCGGCGCCGCCGGTTCCTTCTCCGGTAAAGTTGCCAAGGTCGATGGCGAGAAAGTTACCGTGAAAGCCGACAAGGTTCCCGCCTGGGTCAAAAAAGGTGGAAAAGTCCAGGCGCTGGGCGGCATGCCAAGCGTTGTCGAGGTAAAAGGAAACGAAGTGACGCTGAAGTTCGGCAAAGCCAAAGCTGCCAAGATCAAAGCCGATTCGGCCATGACGATCAGCGAGTCCGCCGGCGAAGAGCTCCAGGGCTGCTAA
- the extI gene encoding selenite/tellurite reduction operon porin ExtI — translation MIKISRSGKVSALALGLTLMAGTAFAGPRITFGPEDQGALQIDYKGQFQMTVRDTGSGSNNDDTTTNFNFRRNRLAFMGKYGDMLSLYVQTEFTEDANVGTLGVASTNQGTEFQLLDAVMRFKLNDMFHVNVGKFKYNLSRENLEACEMPLTLDRSLFIRAPYVTTRDTGVAVWGNLFNDIFQYRIDAMEGRKAVSGDTAPDSNFRYSFRAHVTLLDPEKDYGYKGTYLGQKKVLTIGGAYQFEPKVAYGDTVAQTGEKDYKAWTIDGFFEYPFEGIGTVTASAAYEDVDLDDAYKYSTNFDSGTVGLNGQKNGWYVKAGYMLPNLPLQFFGRYEKWRFAELNNIFDQKVDWYAAGANYYLRGQNLKLTFEFSHTNFDQEGVYSGIEGANLQSKDFNTFITQLQLIF, via the coding sequence ATGATAAAAATATCCAGGTCAGGAAAAGTTTCGGCACTGGCGCTCGGTCTGACCCTGATGGCCGGCACGGCCTTTGCCGGTCCGCGGATCACCTTCGGCCCCGAGGACCAGGGAGCCCTGCAGATCGATTACAAGGGGCAGTTCCAGATGACGGTCCGCGATACCGGCTCGGGCAGCAATAACGATGACACCACCACCAACTTCAACTTCCGCCGTAACCGGCTCGCCTTTATGGGCAAATACGGCGATATGCTGAGCCTCTATGTGCAGACCGAATTCACCGAGGATGCCAATGTCGGGACCCTTGGCGTCGCCAGCACTAACCAGGGGACCGAATTCCAGCTGCTCGACGCGGTAATGCGTTTCAAGTTGAACGACATGTTCCATGTGAACGTCGGCAAGTTCAAGTACAACCTCTCCCGCGAGAATCTGGAAGCGTGCGAAATGCCGCTGACCCTCGACCGTTCGCTGTTCATTCGCGCACCGTACGTAACGACGCGTGATACCGGGGTAGCGGTCTGGGGCAACCTGTTCAACGATATCTTCCAGTATCGCATCGACGCCATGGAAGGACGCAAGGCGGTCTCGGGCGATACCGCCCCCGATTCCAATTTCCGCTACTCGTTCCGTGCTCATGTGACCCTGCTTGATCCGGAGAAGGATTACGGCTACAAAGGGACCTATCTGGGGCAGAAAAAAGTCCTGACCATCGGCGGTGCCTATCAGTTCGAACCGAAGGTTGCCTATGGCGACACGGTGGCCCAGACCGGCGAGAAGGATTACAAAGCCTGGACGATTGACGGCTTCTTCGAGTATCCATTTGAAGGGATCGGCACCGTCACCGCCTCGGCCGCATACGAGGATGTCGATCTGGATGACGCATACAAGTACAGCACCAATTTCGACAGCGGGACGGTCGGGCTCAACGGGCAGAAAAACGGCTGGTACGTAAAGGCCGGTTACATGCTTCCCAATCTGCCGCTGCAGTTCTTCGGCCGCTACGAGAAGTGGCGCTTTGCCGAGCTTAACAACATCTTCGACCAGAAGGTTGACTGGTATGCTGCCGGGGCCAACTACTACCTCCGTGGCCAGAACCTGAAGCTGACCTTCGAATTCAGCCATACCAATTTCGATCAGGAAGGGGTCTACAGCGGTATCGAAGGCGCCAATCTGCAAAGCAAGGATTTCAATACCTTTATTACCCAGCTGCAGTTGATCTTCTAA
- the extH gene encoding selenite/tellurite reduction operon rhodanese-like protein ExtH, translated as MSKTNWRKGRIVLASLLSAVALVSLVMWGCGTSGYDSPSVTASTTQTATALIEPATLKQWADAGLVNQAGGYDRVVILDISSNPSATSTDNTTNAYYTVGHIPGAQLIGGASAPNAFQETRPEGPLEVTGSMVCSGATIDAVIQNAGIDKYTTIVLTTNGTSALNLTRAYATFRYWGIPKNRLKVLQGGNAAWVTAGYALTSNVPTIQRSTYGVAQNGTTNVNTDMRVSLSEMIDYVKGIVAGNTGKTYILDTVRPDTQISSTTDLIVTTQYTPFDGAVKGSYRFPLANVITGVTFKTADEIKTAISAAVGSDAVTTIGDANRDAAKTFITMCRAGNNASQAYFVLDGIAYYNSTVNVKWYDGSLGQWNLMASSDHLALNGSNAGGKLHVGSIWDTTSLMDNLTWNVDRGRTIVDYSARVLGVEPSYADGNQIETADKAYRSTVTGTTGGGSTGGGGC; from the coding sequence ATGTCGAAAACGAATTGGAGAAAAGGGCGGATTGTGTTGGCCAGTCTGCTCAGCGCGGTTGCGCTGGTTTCGCTGGTCATGTGGGGGTGCGGGACAAGTGGTTACGACAGCCCATCGGTAACGGCGTCGACTACCCAGACGGCTACGGCGCTCATCGAGCCGGCCACCCTGAAGCAATGGGCGGATGCCGGTCTGGTCAATCAGGCGGGGGGATACGACCGGGTGGTAATTCTCGATATTTCCAGTAACCCGTCGGCAACCTCGACCGATAACACGACGAACGCCTACTATACCGTCGGCCATATCCCCGGCGCACAGCTGATTGGCGGAGCGAGCGCACCCAACGCCTTCCAGGAGACGCGGCCGGAGGGTCCGCTGGAGGTCACGGGAAGCATGGTCTGCAGTGGGGCCACCATCGATGCCGTGATCCAGAACGCCGGCATCGACAAGTACACGACCATCGTTCTGACCACCAATGGCACTTCTGCCCTCAACCTGACCCGTGCCTATGCGACCTTCCGTTACTGGGGCATCCCGAAAAACCGCCTCAAGGTCCTCCAGGGGGGAAATGCCGCCTGGGTTACTGCCGGTTACGCGCTGACCTCCAATGTGCCGACCATTCAGCGGTCGACCTACGGGGTGGCCCAGAACGGGACGACCAACGTCAACACCGATATGCGGGTGTCGCTCAGCGAGATGATCGACTATGTCAAGGGGATCGTCGCCGGCAACACCGGCAAAACCTACATTCTGGATACCGTCCGTCCGGATACGCAAATCTCCTCGACGACCGACCTGATCGTGACGACCCAATACACGCCGTTTGACGGGGCAGTGAAAGGCTCCTATCGCTTCCCGCTCGCTAACGTCATCACCGGGGTGACCTTCAAGACTGCCGACGAGATCAAGACGGCGATCAGCGCCGCAGTGGGGAGCGACGCCGTCACGACGATCGGCGACGCCAATCGCGATGCGGCAAAAACCTTCATTACCATGTGCCGGGCCGGCAATAACGCCTCGCAGGCCTATTTCGTCCTCGACGGCATCGCCTACTACAATTCCACCGTCAACGTCAAATGGTACGACGGTTCGCTGGGCCAATGGAACCTGATGGCCTCGTCGGACCATCTCGCCCTGAACGGCAGCAACGCCGGTGGCAAACTGCACGTCGGCTCCATCTGGGATACCACCTCGCTCATGGACAACCTGACCTGGAACGTCGATCGCGGCAGAACGATAGTCGACTACAGCGCTCGCGTCCTCGGCGTGGAGCCGAGCTATGCGGACGGCAACCAGATCGAAACTGCTGACAAGGCATACCGGAGCACCGTTACCGGCACGACCGGCGGCGGTTCGACCGGTGGCGGCGGCTGCTAG
- a CDS encoding LysR family transcriptional regulator: MDFQLLKTFLHVAALGSCSKAATALFITQSAVSRRIKQLEDHYGKPLLERSGVALRPTAAGQLLVEKARQILEIEKQLLESLDGSQHKEKISFCCTPSFGIGRLPSALTDFMAEHAETADLKFVFDMPEAALEGIDSGRFDLALIEHCDDLDLFGFITQPLPDDEMIFISSPGRGIGTTEAGIERLVGERLYLKNENGCAKRFLDKNMRTIGRDSSEFRNTVYFDDLPFIISEVMAGKGISFVSVGLVAAKLETGSLVAHRIAGFNHHRPRTLVLSRELKRSPVFAAFIGSLFASFSATPPPHLVNPGQSPVPQH, from the coding sequence ATGGATTTTCAGCTTCTCAAAACGTTTCTCCACGTTGCAGCGCTCGGCAGTTGCTCCAAAGCCGCCACCGCCCTCTTCATCACCCAGTCCGCCGTTTCGCGCCGGATAAAGCAACTGGAAGACCATTACGGCAAGCCGCTATTGGAGCGCTCCGGCGTGGCACTGCGTCCGACCGCCGCAGGTCAGTTACTGGTTGAAAAGGCGCGCCAGATTCTGGAAATTGAAAAACAACTCCTCGAATCCCTCGATGGCAGCCAGCATAAGGAAAAAATCTCTTTCTGCTGCACGCCGTCTTTCGGCATCGGCCGGCTTCCGAGCGCCCTGACCGATTTCATGGCCGAACACGCCGAAACCGCCGATCTCAAGTTTGTCTTCGACATGCCCGAGGCCGCCCTCGAAGGGATCGACAGCGGCCGGTTCGACCTGGCGCTGATCGAACATTGCGACGACCTCGACCTGTTCGGCTTCATCACCCAGCCGCTACCCGACGACGAAATGATCTTCATCAGCAGTCCCGGCCGCGGCATCGGCACGACCGAAGCCGGCATCGAGCGCCTGGTCGGCGAACGGCTCTATCTCAAGAATGAAAACGGTTGCGCCAAGCGTTTTCTCGACAAGAACATGCGAACCATCGGCCGTGATAGCAGCGAATTCCGCAACACTGTCTATTTTGATGATCTGCCGTTCATCATCAGCGAAGTCATGGCCGGCAAGGGTATTTCTTTCGTCTCCGTCGGCCTGGTGGCGGCGAAACTGGAAACAGGCTCGCTCGTGGCACATCGCATTGCCGGCTTCAACCACCATCGCCCCCGCACCCTTGTTCTCAGCCGGGAGCTGAAACGCTCACCGGTCTTTGCTGCCTTCATCGGCTCACTGTTCGCCTCGTTCTCGGCAACCCCGCCGCCCCATCTGGTGAACCCGGGGCAGTCCCCCGTACCACAGCATTAA
- a CDS encoding methyl-accepting chemotaxis protein, with product MKWLNDLHLRSKLVAGFVLVALIAGIVGIIGISRIGVMEQAGIDMYEHNTEPLGTFGNIAIAFQKARVNIRGMILDDNPARAQANATSIAKLYKEIDTNLAVFGKTIETEQGKKELEALRTLLANYQPVREQIINATLEGDRETALTVMRSEGLGFEKNIDTSIKKMFDMKIATGKARSEQNSAVAQSAKIQMTVFAGIGFVLAVLLGFFIAHQLTAPLKQVVGLAKAIADGDLTSHLDMERGDETGQLAAAMNTMAERLNRLIAGVAENSTQVAAAAGQLTANAEQMATGAEEVAAQTGTVATASEEMAATSTEIALNCTSAAQEAKNASDTATQGSAVIRETVHEMSLIAERVRETAKTVESLGARSDQIGEIIGTIEDIADQTNLLALNAAIEAARAGEQGRGFAVVADEVRALAERTTKATKEIGAMIKAIQQETKGAVVSMEQGVREVERGTAEATQSGEALHEILDKISSVTLQVNQIATAAEQQTATTSEISNNIQQITTVVQDTARGAQETAAASRQLSQLSDELQRLIGQFRLAS from the coding sequence ATGAAATGGTTAAATGACCTGCACCTTCGCAGCAAGCTGGTGGCCGGTTTCGTACTGGTGGCGCTGATTGCCGGCATCGTGGGGATTATCGGCATCTCCAGAATTGGCGTTATGGAACAGGCCGGTATCGACATGTACGAGCACAACACCGAACCGCTGGGAACCTTCGGCAATATCGCCATCGCCTTCCAGAAAGCCCGGGTGAACATCAGGGGGATGATTCTTGACGACAACCCCGCCCGCGCCCAGGCCAATGCCACCAGCATCGCCAAACTATACAAGGAGATCGACACCAACCTGGCGGTGTTTGGCAAAACTATCGAAACCGAGCAGGGGAAGAAAGAGCTGGAGGCGCTCAGAACGCTGCTCGCCAACTACCAGCCGGTTCGCGAGCAGATCATTAACGCTACCCTCGAAGGAGACCGGGAAACCGCTCTGACGGTGATGCGAAGCGAGGGACTGGGGTTCGAGAAGAATATCGACACTTCCATCAAGAAAATGTTCGATATGAAGATCGCCACGGGCAAGGCGCGGAGCGAGCAGAATTCGGCTGTTGCCCAGAGCGCCAAGATCCAGATGACGGTTTTCGCCGGCATCGGCTTCGTCCTGGCGGTACTGCTCGGCTTCTTCATCGCCCACCAACTGACCGCCCCGCTGAAACAGGTGGTCGGGCTGGCCAAGGCGATCGCCGACGGCGACCTGACCAGCCATCTCGACATGGAGCGCGGCGATGAAACCGGTCAGCTGGCGGCAGCGATGAACACGATGGCCGAGCGACTGAACCGGCTGATCGCCGGGGTTGCCGAGAACTCCACCCAAGTAGCGGCCGCCGCCGGGCAGCTCACCGCCAACGCGGAACAGATGGCCACCGGCGCCGAAGAGGTGGCCGCCCAGACCGGGACGGTTGCCACCGCCAGCGAGGAGATGGCCGCCACCTCAACCGAGATTGCCCTTAACTGCACCAGCGCCGCCCAAGAGGCGAAAAACGCCAGTGACACCGCCACCCAGGGATCGGCGGTTATTCGCGAGACAGTACACGAGATGAGCCTGATCGCCGAACGGGTCCGGGAGACCGCCAAGACGGTGGAAAGTCTCGGTGCCCGCAGCGACCAGATCGGTGAAATCATCGGCACCATCGAGGACATTGCCGACCAGACCAATCTCCTGGCACTCAACGCGGCCATTGAAGCGGCGCGGGCCGGCGAACAGGGACGGGGCTTCGCCGTTGTCGCCGACGAGGTGCGCGCCCTGGCCGAACGGACCACCAAGGCCACCAAGGAGATCGGCGCAATGATCAAGGCGATCCAGCAGGAAACCAAGGGGGCGGTCGTTTCCATGGAGCAGGGGGTCCGGGAGGTAGAACGCGGCACCGCCGAGGCGACCCAGTCGGGTGAAGCACTCCACGAGATTCTCGACAAGATCAGCTCGGTAACCCTGCAGGTAAACCAGATCGCCACCGCCGCCGAACAACAGACGGCCACGACCTCCGAAATCAGCAACAATATTCAGCAGATCACCACCGTGGTGCAGGATACCGCCCGGGGCGCCCAGGAAACGGCCGCCGCTTCCCGCCAGCTCTCGCAGCTTTCCGACGAACTGCAGCGGCTGATCGGGCAATTCCGGCTCGCTTCGTAA
- a CDS encoding LTA synthase family protein, which produces MRIVSRYRFGVVSLFAVLFLLISLATRTVLLLMTPADAGLTPFLIAKAYAMGLVYDAATLGYFLIPAIIYLLLAPQRLVQHPLHRWVVRGAFFLILYALLFDGVAEYFFFEEFGTRFNFIAVDYLIYTHEVWGNIRESYPLPALLGGIFAVDLLTVVLLRRLIDRAAATTFAGQRRRLALALAAAPLAALLLLNISATAISGNAYANELAGNGIYGLVAAFRNNELDFRQFYLSRDDRQVMARLHDLVQERNNRFAAPSQAGVTRFITGEGKEQRLNVIVVVEESLSAKFLGTFGSTEGLTPNLDRLAKESLLFTHLYATGTRTVRGLEAINLSLPPLPGVSMVKRPGNEDFFSWGSVMRSKGYDTRFIYAGFGYFDNMNYFFANNGFDVVDRTNFAKDEITFANVWGVCDEDLYHKVIKEAGKSYAKGRPFFSMVMTTSNHRPFTYPAGRIDIPPKSGREGGVKYADYAIGRFIAEVRKEPWFKDTIFVFVADHCDGSAGKTELPVKKYEIPLLVYSPDHIKPGRVDRLASQIDIAPTILGLLNFSYRTDFLGRDLLKADDRVARAFISTYQKLGYIEDDRLVVLGPQKQAAMYRFDRASGEARPAPMEERYLMDMLAYYQGANYLYKHRLNRLR; this is translated from the coding sequence ATGCGCATTGTCTCGCGATACCGCTTCGGTGTCGTCTCCCTCTTTGCCGTGCTTTTTCTTCTGATTTCCCTGGCGACCAGGACCGTTCTTCTGCTGATGACCCCGGCGGACGCCGGGCTGACGCCCTTTCTGATCGCCAAGGCGTACGCCATGGGACTCGTTTACGACGCTGCCACCCTCGGCTATTTCCTGATTCCGGCGATCATCTACCTGTTACTGGCACCGCAGCGACTGGTACAGCACCCGCTGCACCGTTGGGTGGTTCGCGGCGCCTTCTTCCTGATTCTCTATGCTCTGCTGTTCGACGGCGTGGCGGAATATTTCTTTTTCGAAGAATTTGGCACCCGCTTTAATTTCATCGCCGTCGATTATCTCATCTACACCCACGAAGTATGGGGCAATATCCGGGAATCGTACCCGTTGCCAGCGCTTTTGGGCGGCATATTCGCCGTCGACCTGCTGACGGTCGTGCTGTTGCGCCGGCTCATCGACCGCGCAGCGGCGACCACCTTCGCGGGGCAGCGCCGCCGTCTCGCCTTGGCGCTCGCGGCAGCTCCCCTAGCCGCACTGCTTCTACTGAATATTTCAGCCACCGCCATCTCCGGCAATGCCTACGCCAATGAACTGGCAGGAAACGGCATCTACGGCCTGGTGGCCGCCTTCCGCAATAACGAACTGGATTTTCGGCAGTTTTACCTGAGCCGGGACGACCGGCAGGTAATGGCCCGGCTCCATGACCTGGTGCAGGAGCGGAACAACCGGTTCGCCGCCCCCAGCCAGGCGGGAGTGACCCGGTTCATCACCGGCGAGGGGAAGGAACAGCGGCTCAACGTCATCGTCGTGGTTGAGGAAAGCCTCAGTGCCAAGTTCCTCGGCACCTTCGGCAGCACCGAAGGGCTGACCCCTAACCTGGACCGGCTTGCCAAGGAATCGCTGCTCTTCACCCACCTCTACGCCACCGGTACCCGAACGGTGCGGGGACTGGAAGCGATCAACCTTTCCCTCCCCCCGCTGCCGGGAGTCTCGATGGTCAAACGCCCGGGCAACGAGGACTTCTTCTCCTGGGGCTCGGTAATGCGGAGCAAAGGCTACGACACCCGTTTCATCTACGCCGGCTTCGGCTATTTCGACAACATGAACTACTTCTTCGCCAACAATGGCTTCGATGTTGTCGATCGAACGAACTTTGCCAAGGACGAAATCACCTTTGCCAACGTCTGGGGGGTCTGCGACGAGGACCTGTACCACAAGGTCATCAAGGAGGCGGGAAAATCCTACGCGAAGGGCCGGCCGTTTTTCAGCATGGTGATGACGACCTCCAACCATCGGCCGTTCACCTATCCGGCAGGGCGGATCGACATCCCGCCCAAGAGCGGCCGGGAAGGCGGGGTCAAGTACGCCGATTACGCCATCGGCCGTTTCATCGCCGAGGTGCGCAAGGAGCCGTGGTTCAAGGACACCATCTTCGTTTTCGTTGCCGACCACTGCGATGGCAGCGCCGGTAAAACCGAACTGCCGGTCAAGAAATACGAGATTCCCCTGCTCGTGTACTCACCGGACCACATCAAACCGGGTCGGGTCGACCGGCTGGCAAGTCAGATCGATATCGCCCCGACCATTCTCGGCCTGCTCAACTTCAGCTATCGGACCGACTTCCTCGGCCGCGACCTGCTGAAAGCGGACGACCGGGTGGCCAGGGCCTTCATCTCCACCTATCAGAAGCTCGGTTACATCGAAGACGACCGGCTCGTCGTCCTCGGACCGCAGAAGCAGGCGGCCATGTACCGCTTCGACCGGGCCAGCGGCGAAGCCCGGCCGGCACCCATGGAAGAGCGCTATCTCATGGATATGCTTGCCTATTACCAGGGGGCGAATTATCTCTACAAGCACCGGCTGAACCGGCTCCGCTGA